The Alosa sapidissima isolate fAloSap1 chromosome 17, fAloSap1.pri, whole genome shotgun sequence DNA segment tttattttaggaATCTGATTTTATAGACTACCTGCATATGTCTAGGGTATTACCTAATGACTGTttttaaaatctttttttaaagaatcTCTCTTAAATTCATTTCACATACATTCTCatcattctttttttaaatattcatgtaggctattttatgCAACATCCCATGAAACAAAATGGAcgaaaatacaaacaaaatacaCATCTCTTCTGAAGGTAGTGTAACGTCATCTATGCCTTGGCAACATCAATCTGTCATCTAATTTGCTGAGGTCTGGATACTGTCGTGCTACGGTACTTTTGGAAAGTAAGCTAGTATAATATTATACAATCAAATAAGGTTaccctcagttttttttttctgaaagatGGTATTACAATAAATGGTCAGATAAATGTCATAAGCTGCCCACGTCTGGTTTTCTGTATAGGCTACCCGATAATTTGaaggtattttttttataaggGCTGACTAATCATCCTCGTGACACAGAGCCTAATTCCCTCACCAGTATTCCTTCATCGTGCTGATGGAGAGTAAGCTAGCTTTCTCTGTCCCTTCATCGTGCGAATACTGTCCTTCCTGAGATTGTCAGGTCTAAGAATGTTAGGTTTTCTCTACTTATAACATCAAGTAGCCTGGCCCTACATGCATCATATCTTCAAAACATCTAGTCCATTTATAGCCTATTTGGCTTTACAGAACccaacatttgataaattaataTTTTGAGAAATCCAAAGGGATGGATACAGAGGTTGACCTAAAGCAAAATGCTGGTCTGAATTATAGTACATTTATTTGTGTCATTTCATGTTTTATTTCAAATGGACTATTAGACTCCCGATGACGAAGCTGGTCATGACTTGCAAAGAtgatagaataggctattgTAGGCTTGGTGTTGATTCCACGAGAGTGCGAGCAAAGGCTATCAAAAATGCAATCATTTGAGCTCAATACTCGGTGAATATTTTATAAGGCTGTGTGCCCATATTGTTACTCTGCTCCTTTTTTCCGCTCTGCAAATGATGCAAATATGCtggagtaggctattcaatGAAGACAGCGCGCTGTTGTAACGCAAATCCAGCCGTCACGTCTGCAAGACATAGATATCCATTTGCGTGTAGGCCTGTGTCTTTTCATCAGCGATTTTCCAAGATGGATGTTTTACTCGTTTTTACTGTTTTGTATGTTGAATTTATTCTCTTGTGTGTTTAttctgttttcttctctttatttgtttgggagatggggtggggtgggggttaaaacGCAAGCCATGTCACTAGAGTAGAAAAGGCCGTTAGAAGCATAGCAAGGCCAAACGGTACGGGTGATGTAGACGCGCCATTCCCGCCACCGCAGAGTTCAAACATATTTCCTGGGTACTCCAGATTTCTTGACTGCTTTTTAAGCTTCTCCCAGAGATCTGTCGCTCCCTCTTGGCAGTCTGCAAGCGCAGTTGTAGCACACGAATGGAAACCATCCCAGTATCTGTAAGCCAAATGTTAAACAGACTCTGATTATTATATTTTAGGCCTattactactaggcctactactagcctactactactactaatgatgatgatagcctaataataataataataataataataataataataataaaaacatctGTAGGCTATATCAAATTTAACAGTTACGATCTGCTGCAATTTTAAGACATGATTCACACAGTCTAGGAAAAGTAGGCTACTAAATCTGTAGAAGATATTTAATTTTATATAAGGCTATTGACGAGACTATATAATTTCTATAATGTCaagattttaattaattttcttACTTACTTATTTTTTTCTAACGAAATAATTCTCCACCTAGATTTAACAAATGATATTACCTGTTGCgaatcatcattatcatgtcaCCAATTTATTATATTGCCAATCAAAATGTATTAGCCAACATGTTCTTTGTGGCATTGATGTAGGAATTGGCTTTTGCCCTAGGGTTTTTGATCTCCCTATCCGCTTGCGCAGGCAGAGTCCAGGGACATGGGAAACCCTTAACGGGTGTCCCTAAGAGAATCTTTCGCATCATGTGGCTTTTCCGCACTCTCACTCCGCCCCTTCTCTTATgctaccccccccctccacacacacacacacagaatgctcGCATGCACTATCCATGTCCTCCTTATTCCTTTTATGGTTCGAATATCTTGATAAAGGAAATACTGAAATGAATCCTTCATGTAACAATCCCCACACGTCTGATGTAATCCGTTTAAAGTTGACATCATATCAGCACACATCCTGCTTTTTTACTATTAATTGGTTGGATCGAAGACTGTTACAGCACACAAGTGCTGTTGATACTAACGCTACATCCTTCTGGAGCCATCTGGCTACTCGCTGTCTTGAACCCCCGCCTACCTCATGTCTAATTCGGTGGGGTTTATTTAAATGTTCAACTCACCCGCAGATGGTCTGGATATTCTGCTTCTCGTCCAACTCCTGTGGATAGTTGGCCATATTTTCTCCAAGTTCAAGAAGGCAATCAGAGAAGCCTTTGAATACTGTTTCACATTTCCCTGCTGCCCTTACTGCCTGCAGTAGATACGCTGTGAAAACAGGATGGTGAGGAAGACAATGGAGGTGAGAAGGAGAACATTTCCAGcctaacatagcctacagtacgtgtttgtgttacactgcatgtcatgcatCCACTAATATGCAAATAGATCGTGTGAGACCAAACACTATTCTATGCCATAGCACATTAAAATAACCCAATAGACCACAAATAGAAATGAGGGCAAACCTGCAAacctgttgttgttttgttatataCAAATGTAGTTCATGCCACCCTTACAGTCATAGCCACATGGACAATGAGGTAATCCTCGTCTGACTGTAGTATTGTATAAAGAGGGTGGGATCTACCttcacgtgtatgtgtgtgtgcacgcgcgcacgGATAGTGCGTGATTGAATGAAAGATGATAAAACGTGCCATTCCCATGCATGTAAATAGGCGCGGTTTCGGCATACTACTGGCATTCTTTGCGAAAAACAAGACATCGGGGATGCTCTGTCTTATTTGGCCACTCTAACTCATTTTGGAGAAAATTAACACGGCGATTCTCGGCGTGGTTTTCCTGCATGGTTCGTTGAGCAAATAATTCCGTCAATTGGTCAATGGCCATGATGTCTCTACTTGAGTAGGCTACCCTACGAAGCATGAAGCTTGCAAAGCTGTTTAAACGTCACTCTTTTGTTGATAGGGGGAAGACAACATGCATTATTTCGGTTTTGACTGATTTTGGCCTGCCtatttgaaatacacagtagGCTGCAAATATTTAATTTTTGAAAGGTAGTTTATGAATGAAATTATACAAAAAATCTAAAAAGCATAGCTATACGACTAATATAATAgacatttctttctctttcattgtCTAACTGGCATCATTCATCTTTTCAATTTGCATGATGTCACACACATAGGCAGACCAGGCTATACCAGAAAATATGCTGCATAGTTCTTATGTAACATGGTGTCGTGATCAGTCTGCCTCTGCTTTGTAATTGTAATCAGTCATGACAGCGTTGATTAACAGGGAAAACAATACTCCCGAATATTATTCATGTTTCTGTTAAATAATGAATAATGAATTTAACGAATTCCCCTATGTAGCCTAGGATAGCCACCAGGATCTGTG contains these protein-coding regions:
- the nrn1a gene encoding neuritin: MLGLGDNFSSQQFKIGRLYPNGFTPRRMGLTLTGRYILLFLAVQIAYLLQAVRAAGKCETVFKGFSDCLLELGENMANYPQELDEKQNIQTICGYWDGFHSCATTALADCQEGATDLWEKLKKQSRNLEYPGNMFELCGGGNGASTSPVPFGLAMLLTAFSTLVTWLAF